From Deferrisoma camini S3R1, the proteins below share one genomic window:
- the thrS gene encoding threonine--tRNA ligase, with the protein MTIRVTLPDGSVKELPRGASPLQVAEAIGKRLAREAVAAEVDGRLVDLTAPLEADCRLRILTGDTPEGLDVLRHSASHVMAQAAKRVLGEVKLAIGPATADGFYYDLDTPRPLTPDDLEAIEAEMARIVKEDLPVRRRELPREEALRFFRERGESYKVELIEDLPDEDTISLYEQGEFADLCRGPHVPSTGRVKVFKLLSVAGAYWRGDERNPMLQRIYGTAFPTKEQLKERLRLLEEAKKRDHRKLGRELDLFSIEDEVGPGLVIWHPKGALVRTLLEDFERREHLRRGYQIVIGPQLLRRELWERSGHYDNYRENMYFTEVEGQAYGIKPMNCLAHMVIYRSRVRSYRELPLRFFELGTVHRHEKSGVLHGLTRVRGFTQDDAHILCTPDQLLDEISGILDFVQDVMGLFGFEYEVELSTRPEKSIGDDQAWERATRALEEALRSRGMEFGVCEGEGAFYGPKIDVKLRDALDRKWQCATIQADFTLPERFDLTYVGPDGERHRPVMLHRVILGSIERFIGVLIEHFAGAFPTWLAPVQVVLLPIADRHVPYARKAEGLLRSRGVRVEVDARNETLRYKIREAQVQKVPYMVVLGDREVSDGTVSPRPRSGDPLPTMALDEFVERVAAEADLPRLEDRR; encoded by the coding sequence ATGACGATCCGGGTCACCCTGCCCGACGGAAGCGTGAAGGAACTCCCCCGGGGCGCCAGCCCGCTCCAGGTGGCCGAGGCGATCGGCAAGCGCCTGGCCCGCGAGGCCGTGGCGGCCGAGGTGGACGGCCGGCTGGTGGACCTGACCGCGCCGCTGGAGGCCGACTGTCGGCTGCGGATCCTTACCGGCGACACCCCCGAGGGGCTCGACGTGCTCCGCCACTCCGCGTCCCACGTGATGGCCCAGGCCGCCAAACGGGTGCTGGGCGAGGTGAAGCTGGCCATCGGCCCGGCCACGGCCGACGGGTTCTACTACGACCTGGACACCCCCCGGCCCCTCACGCCCGACGACCTGGAGGCCATCGAGGCCGAGATGGCCCGGATCGTCAAAGAGGACCTTCCGGTGCGGAGGCGGGAACTGCCCCGGGAGGAGGCCCTAAGGTTCTTCCGGGAGCGGGGCGAGAGCTACAAGGTGGAGCTGATCGAGGACCTGCCCGACGAGGACACCATCTCCCTGTACGAGCAGGGGGAGTTCGCCGACCTGTGCCGGGGGCCCCACGTGCCGAGCACCGGCCGGGTCAAGGTGTTCAAGCTGCTGTCCGTGGCCGGGGCCTACTGGCGGGGCGACGAGCGCAACCCCATGCTCCAGCGCATCTACGGCACCGCGTTCCCCACCAAGGAGCAGCTCAAGGAGCGGCTGCGGCTTTTGGAGGAGGCCAAGAAGCGCGACCACCGCAAGCTCGGCCGGGAGCTCGACCTGTTCTCGATCGAGGACGAGGTGGGGCCCGGCCTGGTGATCTGGCACCCCAAGGGGGCGCTGGTGCGCACGCTGCTCGAGGACTTCGAGCGCCGCGAGCACCTGCGGCGGGGGTACCAGATCGTGATCGGGCCCCAGCTCCTGCGCCGGGAGCTGTGGGAGCGATCGGGCCACTACGACAACTACCGCGAGAACATGTACTTCACCGAGGTGGAGGGGCAAGCCTACGGCATCAAGCCGATGAACTGCCTGGCCCACATGGTCATCTACCGCTCGCGGGTGCGCTCGTACCGGGAGCTTCCCCTGCGGTTCTTCGAGCTGGGCACCGTGCACCGCCACGAGAAGTCGGGGGTGCTCCACGGCCTGACCCGGGTGCGGGGGTTCACCCAAGACGACGCCCACATCCTGTGCACCCCGGACCAGCTGCTCGACGAGATCTCGGGCATCCTGGACTTCGTGCAGGACGTGATGGGGCTCTTTGGGTTCGAGTACGAGGTGGAGCTCTCCACGCGGCCCGAGAAGTCCATCGGCGACGACCAGGCCTGGGAGCGGGCCACCCGTGCCCTGGAGGAGGCCCTGCGCAGCCGGGGCATGGAGTTCGGGGTGTGCGAGGGCGAGGGCGCGTTCTACGGCCCGAAGATCGACGTGAAACTGCGGGACGCGCTTGACAGAAAGTGGCAGTGTGCTACAATCCAGGCCGATTTTACCCTTCCCGAGCGCTTTGATCTCACCTACGTGGGGCCCGACGGGGAACGCCACCGGCCGGTGATGCTCCACCGGGTCATCCTGGGGTCGATCGAGCGGTTCATCGGGGTTTTGATCGAGCATTTCGCCGGAGCGTTTCCGACCTGGCTGGCCCCGGTTCAGGTCGTCCTCCTGCCCATTGCCGACCGACACGTCCCCTACGCCCGGAAGGCGGAGGGGCTTTTGCGTTCGCGGGGGGTGCGGGTGGAGGTGGACGCCCGCAACGAGACGCTCCGCTACAAGATCCGCGAGGCCCAGGTCCAGAAGGTGCCGTACATGGTGGTCCTGGGCGACCGCGAGGTTTCGGACGGCACGGTCAGCCCCCGGCCCCGGTCGGGGGACCCGTTGCCCACCATGGCGCTGGACGAGTTCGTGGAGCGGGTGGCTGCCGAGGCCGACCTGCCCCGATTGGAGGATCGACGCTGA
- a CDS encoding twin-arginine translocase TatA/TatE family subunit, which produces MFGMGMGEILLVLGIALIVIGPKRLPDLARALGRGLAEFRRATEDIQRTIYQEVHKPLDPQELWKDLEKARAQTKPGPPPDTDAEPRAEPRADDKEPPGPSSPA; this is translated from the coding sequence ATGTTTGGGATGGGAATGGGCGAGATCCTGCTGGTGCTGGGGATCGCCCTGATCGTGATCGGCCCGAAACGACTCCCCGACCTGGCCCGGGCCCTGGGCAGGGGGCTGGCCGAGTTCCGCCGGGCCACCGAGGACATCCAGCGCACCATCTACCAGGAGGTTCACAAGCCCCTGGACCCCCAGGAACTCTGGAAAGACCTGGAGAAGGCCCGGGCCCAGACCAAGCCCGGCCCGCCCCCGGACACCGACGCCGAACCCCGTGCGGAGCCGAGGGCCGACGATAAAGAGCCCCCGGGCCCCTCTTCCCCCGCGTAA
- the infC gene encoding translation initiation factor IF-3 yields the protein MADQPRINRMIRVREVRTIGPDGTQLGILPIERALAMAEEMDMDLVEVAPQARPPVCKIMDYGRFKYHQAKKAQEARKRQVQTQVKEVKVRPKTDEHDFQVKLKKVREFLADGHKVKVTVMFRGREVTLPERGLQQLQKMLENLGDDVRVEHPPRMEGRNMFMLLAPVSRSAKKS from the coding sequence ATCGCTGATCAACCCCGCATCAACCGCATGATCCGGGTCCGAGAGGTCCGGACCATCGGCCCCGACGGCACGCAACTGGGAATCCTGCCCATCGAACGGGCCCTGGCCATGGCCGAGGAGATGGACATGGATCTGGTGGAGGTGGCGCCCCAGGCCCGCCCGCCCGTGTGCAAGATCATGGACTACGGGCGGTTCAAGTACCACCAGGCGAAAAAGGCCCAGGAGGCCCGCAAGCGCCAGGTGCAGACCCAGGTCAAGGAGGTCAAGGTCCGGCCCAAGACCGATGAGCACGACTTCCAGGTCAAGCTCAAGAAGGTCCGGGAGTTCCTGGCGGATGGGCACAAGGTCAAGGTCACCGTGATGTTCCGGGGCAGGGAGGTCACCCTGCCGGAGAGGGGCCTGCAGCAGCTTCAGAAGATGCTCGAGAACCTGGGCGACGACGTAAGGGTGGAGCACCCGCCCCGCATGGAGGGGCGGAACATGTTCATGCTGCTCGCCCCCGTGTCTCGCTCCGCAAAGAAGTCCTGA
- the tatC gene encoding twin-arginine translocase subunit TatC, which yields MTEASTPPPQDPEEQEKLPFTAHLEELRQRLIKCAVAVVAGFAACYGVSDRLFTFFVQPLVAALPEGSTLAMIRVQEGFLTHLKIGFLGGILLASPVILYQAWKFVAPGLYPHEKRYVWPFVGTATLFFFAGVTFAFTVVFPFGFKFLLGYAAGGPIQASISIDAYVGFAIKLLLAFGVVFELPVIVFFLAKMGLITHATLSRNRGYAVVIIFVAAAVLTPPDVVTQLMMAGPLWILYEISILVARVFGPKPDEEGEEDEPEETADGPAAAG from the coding sequence ATGACCGAAGCCTCTACCCCGCCGCCCCAGGACCCCGAGGAGCAGGAGAAGCTCCCGTTCACGGCCCACCTGGAGGAGCTGCGCCAGCGGTTGATCAAGTGCGCCGTAGCGGTGGTGGCGGGGTTTGCGGCGTGCTACGGGGTGAGCGACCGGCTGTTCACCTTTTTCGTGCAGCCCCTGGTCGCGGCTCTTCCCGAGGGGAGCACGCTGGCCATGATCCGGGTGCAGGAGGGCTTCCTCACCCACCTCAAGATCGGGTTCCTGGGCGGGATCCTGCTCGCCAGCCCCGTGATCCTGTACCAGGCGTGGAAGTTCGTGGCGCCGGGTCTCTACCCCCACGAGAAGCGCTATGTGTGGCCGTTCGTGGGCACGGCCACCCTGTTCTTCTTCGCGGGGGTGACCTTTGCGTTCACGGTGGTGTTCCCGTTCGGGTTCAAGTTCCTGCTGGGCTACGCGGCCGGCGGGCCGATCCAGGCATCGATCTCGATCGACGCCTACGTGGGGTTCGCGATCAAGCTCCTGCTGGCGTTCGGGGTGGTGTTCGAGCTGCCGGTGATCGTGTTCTTCCTGGCCAAGATGGGGCTGATCACCCACGCCACCCTGTCCCGAAACCGCGGGTACGCCGTGGTGATCATCTTCGTGGCCGCGGCCGTGCTCACCCCGCCCGACGTGGTGACCCAGCTGATGATGGCCGGGCCCCTGTGGATCCTCTACGAGATCAGCATCCTGGTGGCCCGCGTGTTCGGGCCCAAGCCCGACGAGGAGGGGGAGGAGGACGAACCCGAGGAGACCGCCGACGGCCCGGCCGCGGCCGGGTAG